The following is a genomic window from Azospirillaceae bacterium.
CCCTGCTGGGCGGCGTGCCGTTCAAGAGCTACGCCTATGGCGGCGCGCTGTCGACCGCCACCCGGCCCATCGATTTCCTGAACCAGATCAGCGCCTTCCTGGCGGCCAAGCCGACCATCACCAGCAGCCAGCTATACTCGCTCTGGATTGGCGCCAACGACTATTTCGCCTACGCGGCCAGCCCCACGGTGGACGCGGCGACCGAGGCCGCCACGGTGGTGGGCAACATCCGCACCGGCGCCAGCGAACTGATCGCCGCCGGCGCCCGCAACATGCTGATCTTCAACCTGCCCAACCTGGGCAACACCCCCGCCATCAGTGCGGAAGGGGCGACCGCGGCGCTGCAGGCCAACCAGCTGACGGCCATCCATAACCAGGATGTGCTGGACCTGACCAAAAGCCTGAACGGCACCAACGGCGCCCGCGTCATCCTGGTGGACGTGAACACCATCTTCGCCATGATTCAGGCCAACCCGGCCAAGTACGGCATCACCGACGCCGTGCATTCCTGTCTGCTGGGCGGGGTGGCCACCGGCTACTGCAACGCGTCCAACATCAACACCATGCTGTTCTGGGACGACGTGCACCCCACCACCACCGGGCATACCCTGCTGGCGGAATATGTGGCGGGCACGCTGACCACCGTGCTGCAGGCGCCGCAGGCGGCGGTGGCGGCCACGCAGCTGGGCTTCCTGGCGGATGACGCCATGACCGGGGCGGTGCGTGCCCGCCTGAACGGCATCCGCATCGGCACCGCGACCTCGGGCGGTGGTAGTGCGGCCGGGTCGCAGATGGGCCGCGACGGCAAGGTCGGGGTTTTCCTCTATGGCAATTACGGCACCGGCAACCGCGACGCCATCGCCGGCCAGATGGGCTACGATTACGACAGCTACACCGGCGCGCTGGGCATCGACTACAAGGTCAGTGACGTCGTCACCACCGGCCTGGCCTTGGGTTTCGGCGACAACCGCCTGAACTTTGATGGCGGTTTCGGCAAGGATGAGCTGCACGCCTACAACCTGATGGCCTACGCCACCGCCACCCTGGGCTCATGGTACGCCGACGGCACCCTGTCCTATGGCTATGATGAGTTCACCAAGATGCAGCGGCAGACCGGGTTCGCGCCGCAGCCCTGGGGCAACGCCGCCCCCAGCGGCAACACCTACGCCGCCAGCCTGTCGGGCGGCTACAACATCAGCCTGGGTGGCGCCACCCTGGGGCCCACGGCGGGCCTGCGGTACCAGCGCGGCAGCATCCATGAATATACCGAAAGCGACGCCGGCGCCCTGGCCCTGACCGTGCCGGATTTCGACGCCGAAAGCTTCCGGGCGCAGGTGGGCGGCCAGCTATCCGCCCCCTTCACCCTGGGCGATGTGGTGGTGGCGCCACAGCTGACGGCCGGCATCCAGCATGAGTTCCTGAACTCCGGCCGCATCTTCCAGGCGACCTTGCCCGGCGGGCAGGTGGCGGAAACCAACGCGGGGGCGGGCAAGCGCACCTCCTACGTCGGGGGCGGTGGCATCGCCATCCAGGGCGGCGGGATTGCCGCCACGGTGTCCTACCAGGGCACCTTCGCCGGCAACGACCGCACCGACCACGCCGTCATGGGGCACATCCGCGTCGGGTTCTGATTTGAATTGAGAACGGGAGGGGCCGCGGGTTCACGCCCGCGGCCCTTTTTGCTGCTCCGATTCGACCGGTGGTGCGGCGATGCGTCCCTGCGGCCTATTGCCCGGTCGTCCAGATGATCTTCCATAGATTTCGGGGGTTGGTAGGCACTGCAACCACACGGAAAGAAGAGGCGCCCATAAGGTGAATACGATTGTATCATAAGATATACAAAATATAATATTCACAATCATGCGCCAAATCTGAAACCAAGCACGGCGACAAGCTCCCTCGAAGATAGCTGGCACTATCGAAAAATAATGCAAATGCCGGCGTCCATATCGAAGGAGATGCGGGGAATGATTGCATTCGGCGGGGTGGATATTTCGCGGCGTCATGTACTTTATTTGACGGCCAGCGCGACAGTGATGCTGGGTTTGATGGCGCCAATGGCGCGCGCGGCGGACGCGGACGCCGCCCCGGCGGATCAGGCTACGGGGGAACTGGTGATCACCGGTGACAGGATCAGCGGTACCCAGAAGGCCCTGGATGAAAAGCGCGACAGTACCGCCGTCACCAGCGTCATGTCGGCGGAGGAAATCGCCCAGCATCCGGGTGGCAACATCGTCGACATCATCACCCATCTGCCGGGTCTGTCGGGGTTCAGCGACATGGGCCTGGGGCAGGCCGCCACGGGTGAGCAGGAGTACGTCTCCATCCGCGGCATCGATTCCTCCTACAACGCCTACACCCTCAATGGCGTGCGGGTGCCGGCGGCGGATGCCAATAGCCGGGCCCTGTCGCTGAAGATGGTGGCGCCCTACGGCATCCAGTCGGTGTCGGTCAACAAGACCCCCACCGTGGACATGGACGGCGACAGCATCGGCGGCACCATCGATATCCGCACGCCCACCGCCTTCGACTTCCCCGGCGCCATGACCAAGGTGACGATGGAGGGCAACTATTCGGACCTGGCCCGCAAGACCGGGTCCGATTACATGGGCGGTGGCGGCCAGGTCGAAACCGCCCAACGCCTCAGCAATGATATCGGCCTGTACGCCACCGCCTATTACACCCGCAAGAACACGGCGGGCGAAACGGTGGAGGCCACCGGGTACGCGCCGACCCTGGCGTCCGAGGCCACCGAGACCGACTTCACCAAGGTCCATGGCCTGTCGGCGGCCGGCGTGCGCTACGACTATTACGAAGACCAGATGACGCGGTACGGCGGCAACTTCTCCCTGGATAAGCAGGACCAGGACCAACACTATTATATCCAGGGATCGTATTCGAAATATCAGGTCCGCGGCACCGATACGCAGCACAGCATCAACGGTGGCCAGACCTGTTATTACTGTAATGGCACGACCTTCAGTGAACAGGGTATTTTGCCCGGCACCTATTTCCAGTTGCGTGACCAGAATGAGGAACTGCTGACCACCAAGATCGGCGGGCAGAACATCTGGGGCGCCCTGACCGCCGACTATGATTTCTCCTACGGCTACAGCCGGATCGAACGGCCCGATTATGTCGAGGGCAGCGCCTATGGCGCGGTGGACACGACGGGGACCACGTCTTTCGACCTCAGTGATCCGGCGGCCACCAAGGTCATCTACGGCAGCGCCGCCGACAAGGCTTACGCCCTGAGCCAGACGACGGATCGGCTGTGGAAATTCCAGGGCTCCGACAGCGCCCAGGAAAACACCATGTACACCGGCAAGGTGAACCTGAACTACAGCGTGAAGCAGGGGCTGCTGGACAACATCCGGGCGGGGGCGAGCATCAGCCGGTCGGACCGTTATCAGTACCAGCACCAGTTCTTCGGCAACAACGGCGACAACTTCGTCATCCTGGACGCCAACGGCAACATCCGGCCGTCCACCGACCCGGCGGGCCCCACGGTGCAGGCGCTGCCGGGGCGCGACCTGTCGTCCTTCCTGGGCGGCACCTACGCCGGTGTCTTCCGCGCGCTGGACCGGTCCACCTATGAGAACGGCGCCCTGCCGTACAAGTACACCAGCCAGTACGGCATCGACCCCGCCACGGGGCAGGTGACGGGAAACCCCGGCGCCTACACCTACAACGACTACATCCGCAACACCGTCTATGGCACCGAGGACATCTA
Proteins encoded in this region:
- a CDS encoding autotransporter domain-containing protein, which gives rise to MTTKLLRATALRTGTAVALALAAFAAISATPVQAQQYSAGIVFGDSLSDTGNLVPLGLAPPAPYYQGRFSNGPLWDEKVGALLGGVPFKSYAYGGALSTATRPIDFLNQISAFLAAKPTITSSQLYSLWIGANDYFAYAASPTVDAATEAATVVGNIRTGASELIAAGARNMLIFNLPNLGNTPAISAEGATAALQANQLTAIHNQDVLDLTKSLNGTNGARVILVDVNTIFAMIQANPAKYGITDAVHSCLLGGVATGYCNASNINTMLFWDDVHPTTTGHTLLAEYVAGTLTTVLQAPQAAVAATQLGFLADDAMTGAVRARLNGIRIGTATSGGGSAAGSQMGRDGKVGVFLYGNYGTGNRDAIAGQMGYDYDSYTGALGIDYKVSDVVTTGLALGFGDNRLNFDGGFGKDELHAYNLMAYATATLGSWYADGTLSYGYDEFTKMQRQTGFAPQPWGNAAPSGNTYAASLSGGYNISLGGATLGPTAGLRYQRGSIHEYTESDAGALALTVPDFDAESFRAQVGGQLSAPFTLGDVVVAPQLTAGIQHEFLNSGRIFQATLPGGQVAETNAGAGKRTSYVGGGGIAIQGGGIAATVSYQGTFAGNDRTDHAVMGHIRVGF
- a CDS encoding TonB-dependent receptor; the protein is MARAADADAAPADQATGELVITGDRISGTQKALDEKRDSTAVTSVMSAEEIAQHPGGNIVDIITHLPGLSGFSDMGLGQAATGEQEYVSIRGIDSSYNAYTLNGVRVPAADANSRALSLKMVAPYGIQSVSVNKTPTVDMDGDSIGGTIDIRTPTAFDFPGAMTKVTMEGNYSDLARKTGSDYMGGGGQVETAQRLSNDIGLYATAYYTRKNTAGETVEATGYAPTLASEATETDFTKVHGLSAAGVRYDYYEDQMTRYGGNFSLDKQDQDQHYYIQGSYSKYQVRGTDTQHSINGGQTCYYCNGTTFSEQGILPGTYFQLRDQNEELLTTKIGGQNIWGALTADYDFSYGYSRIERPDYVEGSAYGAVDTTGTTSFDLSDPAATKVIYGSAADKAYALSQTTDRLWKFQGSDSAQENTMYTGKVNLNYSVKQGLLDNIRAGASISRSDRYQYQHQFFGNNGDNFVILDANGNIRPSTDPAGPTVQALPGRDLSSFLGGTYAGVFRALDRSTYENGALPYKYTSQYGIDPATGQVTGNPGAYTYNDYIRNTVYGTEDIYATYVEANFQYQDLRATVGMRYEDTDFASRQWQVDGDSGAWKTSSNHYGEVLPSLILTYRPDQSFVYRAAVRQSFSRPAFGLIASPVTISRNDLTGEINGISQGNPNLKPSEATNYDLSAEYYGPNEMVVEVNAYYKSIRNFIYAASSSGAAPSANTATANNGGVVVSEYENGGDADLMGLTLDARRKLTELPGLWSGFGVGGSVTVQHSSADSKRADHYGRDTWLPRAPELMYNVDLFYEKDGLKADLSFQYTGLQLVGLTSNNLDTYLQPVKSLDFSVSYPFAGVTVTLAGKNLTDNVQFYKTLGKTTQYLGTQDGGGNGSYVETGRTVALTASYQF